The Deinococcus apachensis DSM 19763 genome includes the window GAGGGGCGCGAGAACATGGATCAGAGTACGCCCGCCCCGCGGAGGGTGTGAACTGGCCGAACAGCGGGGAGGGACTTCTGTCAGGCCCCACGACACGATATGGATCGCGAATGTAAGAGGCTGTCATGCTGAGCAGGGCGGGATGCTTCGCCCCGCTTAGGGCAACCGGCCTTGACGTCTATGCATCTTCCCCCAGGCCGCCCATCACGGAACTCCTGCTGCCTCTGGGTATGGAACCCTCACCAAACAGAAGGGAGCGGCAGGCCCTTTTCCTGGCCCGCCGCCCCTCTGCCCGATCTTTGCGCCTAAGCCAGCACAGCCGCCGCTTCTACAGCGGGCAGCTCGAAGGCGTCCGCGACGCCCTGGTAGGTCAGCTTGCCCCCGTGGGTGTTCAGGCCGAGCATCAGCGCGCGGTTGCGGTGCAGAGCCGCGGTCCCGTGGTCGGCGAGCATCAGCGCGTAGGGGAGGGTCTGGTTGGTAAGCGCGAAGGTGCTCGTGCGCGGCACGGCGCCCGGCATGTTCGCCACCCCATAATGGATCACGCCGTCCACGACGTAAGTCGGGTCGTCGTGGGTGGTGGGGTGGATCGTTTCCACGCAGCCGCCCTGGTCCACCGCCACATCCACGATGACGCTGCCCTCCTGCATCAGGGGGAGCATGTCGCGCGTGACGAGGTGGGGGGCCTTGGCGCCGGGGATCAGCACCGCGCCGATCAGCAGGTCCGCCTCGGGCAGCAGGGCGCGGATGTTCGCCTCGCTGCTCATCATGGTGGTGAGTTTGCCGAAGAACACGTCGTCGAGGTAGGTCAGGCGGCGGTGCGACACGTCGAGCACCGTGACCTTGGCCCCCAGCCCCATCGCCATCTTCGCGGCGTTCGTGCCCACCACGCCGCCGCCGATGATGACCACATGGCCCGCCTGCACGCCGGGCACGCCGCCCAGCAGCACCCCGCGCCCGCCGACCGGCTTCTGGAGGTGGTACGCGCCCGCCTGCACGCTCAGGCGCCCGGCGACCTCCGACATGGGCATCAGGAGGGGGAGGCTGCCGTCCTCAAGCTGCACCGTCTCGTACGCGACGGCGGTGGTACCCGCCGCGAGCAGCGCCTCGGTGAGGGGTCGGTCGGCGGCGAGGTGGAGGTAGGTGAAGAGCAGCAGGTCGTCCCGCAGGTACTTGTACTCGGAGGCGATGGGCTCCTTGACCTTCATCACCATCTCGGCGGCCCAGGCGTCTGCCGCCGTGCCCATCACGGCGCCCGCCGTCACGTACTCGCTGTCGCTGATGCCGCTGCCCAACCCCGCACCTTCCTCCACGACAACGGTGTGTCCCCGACGCACCAGCGTTCCTACCCCACCGGGCGTCAGTGCCACGCGGTTTTCCTTAACCTTGATTTCCTTCGGAAGTCCGATCTTCATTACATACTCCTGCCGGGCCGCGCGGGCATCTGCCGCCAGCCTCTTTCTGTTGATGTGGCGCAATGATAGCAGGACTCGATCCTTCCGCGATTGCCGGGCGGGGGTAGGAACACCCGTACCCGAGCAATCCTGTTGCGCTGTTCTGCTATTCTTGTGAGGTTTATGTTACAGCCCGAACTGGACGCCACCGACCGACGCATCCTCGCCATCCTCCAGCGGGACGCCCGCATCCCGAACACTGAACTCGCCGACGAGATCGGCCTGACGCCCGCGCCCACCCTGCGGCGGGTG containing:
- the ald gene encoding alanine dehydrogenase — protein: MKIGLPKEIKVKENRVALTPGGVGTLVRRGHTVVVEEGAGLGSGISDSEYVTAGAVMGTAADAWAAEMVMKVKEPIASEYKYLRDDLLLFTYLHLAADRPLTEALLAAGTTAVAYETVQLEDGSLPLLMPMSEVAGRLSVQAGAYHLQKPVGGRGVLLGGVPGVQAGHVVIIGGGVVGTNAAKMAMGLGAKVTVLDVSHRRLTYLDDVFFGKLTTMMSSEANIRALLPEADLLIGAVLIPGAKAPHLVTRDMLPLMQEGSVIVDVAVDQGGCVETIHPTTHDDPTYVVDGVIHYGVANMPGAVPRTSTFALTNQTLPYALMLADHGTAALHRNRALMLGLNTHGGKLTYQGVADAFELPAVEAAAVLA